The Chloroflexota bacterium genome contains a region encoding:
- a CDS encoding MaoC family dehydratase, whose product MHFKDRFGRYYEEFEVGDTYHHWPGKTINEYDNDLFSLLTMNHMPLHIDRAYAEASPHKQRLVVGLLVLSLAVGMSVVETSGKAIAALEYENVKHLGPTFIGDTIYSHTTILEKKLTSKGDRGVVRVETWVTNQRNEKTMSLRRSFMVPLKPK is encoded by the coding sequence ATCCACTTCAAGGACAGGTTCGGGCGGTACTACGAGGAGTTCGAAGTCGGCGATACCTACCATCACTGGCCGGGGAAGACGATCAACGAGTACGACAACGACCTCTTCAGCCTGCTGACGATGAACCACATGCCGCTGCACATAGACCGGGCCTACGCCGAGGCGAGCCCTCACAAGCAACGCCTGGTCGTCGGGCTGCTGGTGCTCAGCCTCGCCGTTGGCATGAGCGTGGTGGAGACGAGCGGGAAGGCCATCGCGGCGCTGGAGTACGAGAACGTGAAACACCTTGGGCCGACCTTCATCGGTGACACAATCTATTCCCACACGACGATCCTGGAGAAGAAGCTGACCAGCAAGGGCGACCGAGGCGTTGTGCGGGTGGAGACCTGGGTGACGAACCAACGGAACGAAAAGACGATGAGCCTCCGCCGCAGCTTCATGGTGCCCTTGAAGCCGAAGTAG
- a CDS encoding DegV family protein, producing MALKIVTDSTCDLPKSLIAELGVTVLPCNLHIGDKTLLDGIDITSEEFYKRLAQGGPAPSTSQPSVGAFLDVYNKIGRPGDEILSLHISAKLSGTYNSAFQAAKEAQTKAKIAVVDGMTVSLVLGILVREAAKIAKQGGTLKQATDFLAREIPNIACYCSVDTLEYLVRGGRASRVQGFFGSLLDIKPIISVRDGEVHPVDRVRTRKRMLARLVEMAGEAKGLRALGVMHSACADEAAALADELGRHFPRKEVLICEFTPVMGAHLGPKAIGMGMWKGEAA from the coding sequence ATGGCCCTCAAAATCGTCACAGACAGCACCTGCGACCTGCCGAAGAGCCTCATCGCCGAACTGGGCGTCACGGTGCTGCCCTGCAACCTCCACATCGGCGATAAGACGCTGCTGGACGGCATAGACATCACCTCAGAGGAGTTCTACAAGCGCCTGGCCCAAGGCGGCCCCGCGCCTTCCACCTCCCAGCCGTCCGTCGGCGCATTTCTGGACGTCTACAACAAGATCGGCCGCCCCGGCGATGAGATCCTATCGCTCCATATCTCCGCCAAGCTGAGCGGGACCTATAACTCCGCCTTCCAAGCGGCCAAGGAGGCCCAGACCAAGGCGAAGATCGCGGTGGTGGACGGGATGACCGTCTCCCTGGTCCTGGGCATCCTGGTGCGCGAGGCGGCCAAAATCGCCAAGCAGGGCGGCACCCTCAAGCAAGCCACCGATTTCCTGGCGCGGGAGATCCCCAACATCGCCTGCTATTGCTCCGTGGACACCCTGGAATACCTGGTGCGCGGCGGGCGGGCCAGCAGGGTCCAGGGCTTCTTCGGCTCCCTGCTGGACATCAAGCCCATCATCTCCGTCCGCGATGGCGAAGTGCACCCCGTGGACCGCGTCCGCACGCGGAAGCGCATGCTGGCGCGCCTGGTGGAGATGGCGGGCGAGGCGAAGGGCCTGCGCGCCCTGGGCGTGATGCACAGCGCCTGCGCCGATGAGGCCGCCGCCCTGGCCGATGAGCTTGGGCGGCACTTCCCCCGCAAGGAGGTCCTTATCTGCGAGTTCACGCCCGTCATGGGGGCGCACCTTGGGCCGAAGGCCATCGGCATGGGGATGTGGAAGGGCGAGGCGGCGTGA
- a CDS encoding ribulose-phosphate 3-epimerase, giving the protein MAHVKLAPSILSADFARLGEQVAEAEAAGADYIHVDVMDGHFVPNLTIGPVVVEALRPRTKLTLDVHLMVTNPDSVIPEFAKAGANILTVHAEATPHLHRTVHFIKERGVRAGVSLNPSTSLASIEEMLPYLDLILIMTVNPGFGGQSFIKSVLPKIERLRKMLDEGGYAAELEVDGGVNAETAPSVVKAGGRVLVAGSAIFNKRESVAQAMARLKGSVAGLA; this is encoded by the coding sequence ATGGCGCACGTTAAGCTCGCGCCGTCCATCCTCTCCGCCGATTTCGCGCGTCTGGGCGAGCAGGTGGCCGAGGCCGAAGCGGCCGGGGCCGACTATATCCACGTGGATGTGATGGACGGCCACTTTGTGCCGAACCTGACCATCGGGCCGGTGGTGGTGGAGGCCCTACGGCCGCGCACCAAGCTGACGCTGGACGTGCACCTGATGGTGACGAACCCGGACAGCGTCATCCCCGAATTCGCCAAGGCGGGGGCGAACATCCTGACGGTCCACGCGGAGGCGACGCCGCACCTGCACCGGACGGTGCACTTCATCAAGGAGCGCGGCGTGAGGGCCGGTGTCTCCCTGAACCCCAGCACGTCGCTGGCCTCTATCGAAGAGATGCTTCCATACCTGGACCTTATCCTCATTATGACGGTGAACCCCGGCTTTGGCGGGCAATCGTTCATCAAGAGCGTCCTGCCGAAGATCGAGCGGCTGCGGAAGATGCTGGATGAAGGCGGCTATGCCGCCGAGCTGGAAGTGGACGGCGGGGTGAACGCGGAGACGGCGCCATCGGTGGTGAAGGCGGGCGGGCGGGTGCTGGTGGCCGGGTCGGCCATCTTCAACAAGCGCGAAAGCGTGGCGCAGGCGATGGCGCGGCTCAAGGGCAGCGTGGCGGGGCTGGCGTAG
- the recG gene encoding ATP-dependent DNA helicase RecG gives MPQAPNQPDSIAQALNTELLRKVLTLEKSKGYGNKAVAGGLDAFLARWGADAQRKIADPALHQRLAKLELTAPAYGRKGLPAREAWIAAVLTWCDEVSGGAAAKPASRQPAPPQQAAPHPPPVPQGPSLTDPITVLRGFGPAIAERLESLGVRTIRDLLYFFPRKHIDFSQTTSIPLLQAGKDQTVIGVVLEAKEVRYGQRRLGAAEAVVGDDSGSVRVIWFNQPYIARNLKQGMRIALSGRVVFYQGRKVLENPEYEVADEGELVHTGRLVPVYPLTEGLSGRRLRSLMKQVADRYAALVPDSFSPAQRQRLQLAPVGPAIRQAHFPESEAAKEAARRRLAFDELLLIQLGVLARKREWKETMPGHPLKANAELLGAFYGLLPFKLTGAQERTIAEALGDMGKSTPMSRLVQGEVGSGKTVVAVAAILTAVANGQQVAFMAPTEILAEQHFRTVQRLLGPALAGEPSKELARFTLPQLRRPITFGLLTGSTTRKRKQELQQMTANGEIAVIIGTHALFQKDVAFSGLGLVVVDEQHRFGVMQRMELRQKGYNPHLLVMTATPIPRTLSLTLYGDLDISILDELPPGRQVIRTRYLESARRETAYEFIRRQVAEGRQAFVIYPLIEESEKLEAAAAVKEHERLSREVFPDLRVALLHGRMKGGEKDATMRRFQAREFDILVSTAVIEVGIDIPNATVMMVESADRFGLAQLHQFRGRVGRGEHQSYCILMSDSPTPEASERLRLMETLNDGFALAEEDLKLRGPGDFFGTRQSGLPDLRMARLSDAALLALARQEAEAVYRDDPALAKAEHKTLAAEVARLWANRDMAPGEA, from the coding sequence ATGCCGCAAGCGCCCAACCAGCCTGACTCCATCGCCCAAGCGCTGAACACCGAGCTTCTGCGCAAGGTGCTGACGCTGGAAAAGAGCAAGGGCTACGGCAACAAGGCCGTGGCGGGGGGACTGGACGCCTTCCTGGCCCGGTGGGGCGCAGACGCTCAACGGAAGATCGCCGACCCGGCCCTCCACCAAAGGCTGGCGAAGCTCGAACTCACCGCGCCTGCCTATGGGCGCAAAGGGCTCCCGGCGCGGGAGGCATGGATCGCCGCCGTGCTGACGTGGTGCGACGAGGTGAGCGGCGGAGCGGCGGCCAAGCCCGCCTCCCGCCAGCCTGCGCCGCCGCAACAGGCGGCGCCGCATCCGCCGCCCGTCCCCCAAGGCCCCAGCCTCACCGATCCCATCACCGTCCTTCGCGGCTTCGGCCCGGCCATCGCGGAACGGCTGGAGAGCCTGGGCGTCAGGACGATCCGGGACCTCCTCTACTTCTTCCCCCGCAAGCACATTGACTTCTCGCAGACAACGTCCATCCCCTTGCTCCAGGCAGGCAAAGACCAGACGGTCATCGGTGTGGTGCTGGAAGCCAAGGAGGTGCGCTACGGTCAGCGTCGCCTTGGCGCGGCCGAGGCCGTCGTCGGCGACGATTCCGGCAGCGTGCGCGTCATCTGGTTCAACCAGCCTTACATCGCGCGGAACCTCAAGCAGGGGATGCGCATCGCCCTCAGCGGACGCGTGGTCTTCTACCAAGGGCGCAAGGTGCTGGAGAACCCCGAGTACGAAGTGGCCGACGAGGGCGAGCTGGTGCACACGGGCCGCCTGGTGCCCGTCTACCCGCTGACAGAGGGCCTCTCCGGCCGCAGGCTGCGCTCCTTGATGAAGCAGGTGGCTGACCGGTACGCCGCCCTGGTGCCCGATTCCTTCAGCCCCGCCCAGCGCCAGCGCCTTCAGCTTGCCCCGGTGGGCCCGGCCATCCGCCAGGCCCACTTCCCGGAGAGCGAGGCCGCCAAGGAGGCGGCCCGCCGCCGCCTGGCCTTCGATGAGCTGCTTCTCATCCAGCTGGGCGTCCTGGCGCGCAAGCGCGAGTGGAAGGAGACGATGCCGGGCCACCCGCTCAAGGCCAACGCCGAACTGCTGGGCGCCTTCTACGGCCTCCTGCCCTTCAAGCTGACGGGGGCGCAGGAGCGCACCATCGCGGAAGCGCTGGGCGATATGGGCAAGTCCACGCCCATGAGCCGCCTGGTGCAGGGCGAAGTGGGGAGCGGCAAGACCGTGGTGGCTGTGGCGGCCATCCTCACCGCGGTGGCGAACGGCCAGCAGGTGGCCTTCATGGCCCCCACGGAGATCCTGGCCGAACAGCACTTTCGCACCGTCCAGCGCCTCCTTGGCCCGGCGCTCGCCGGCGAGCCATCCAAGGAGCTGGCGCGCTTCACCCTGCCGCAGCTGCGCCGGCCCATCACCTTCGGCCTGCTGACGGGCAGCACCACGCGCAAGCGCAAGCAAGAGCTCCAGCAGATGACGGCGAACGGCGAGATCGCCGTCATCATCGGCACCCACGCCCTCTTCCAGAAAGACGTCGCCTTCAGCGGCCTGGGCCTGGTGGTGGTGGACGAGCAGCACCGCTTCGGCGTGATGCAGCGGATGGAGCTGCGGCAGAAGGGCTATAACCCGCACCTGCTGGTCATGACGGCCACGCCCATCCCGCGAACCCTTTCGCTGACGCTCTACGGCGACCTGGATATCTCCATCCTGGACGAGCTGCCGCCGGGGCGCCAGGTCATCCGCACGCGCTACCTGGAATCGGCGCGGCGGGAGACGGCCTACGAGTTCATCCGCCGCCAGGTGGCAGAGGGGCGCCAGGCCTTCGTCATCTACCCCCTCATCGAAGAGTCGGAGAAGCTGGAGGCGGCGGCCGCCGTAAAGGAGCACGAGCGCCTGAGCCGGGAGGTCTTCCCGGACCTGCGCGTGGCCCTCCTCCACGGGCGCATGAAGGGCGGCGAGAAGGACGCCACCATGCGGCGGTTCCAGGCCCGCGAATTCGATATCCTCGTCTCCACCGCCGTCATCGAAGTCGGCATAGACATCCCCAACGCAACGGTGATGATGGTGGAATCGGCCGACCGCTTCGGCCTGGCCCAGCTCCACCAGTTCCGGGGTCGCGTGGGCCGGGGCGAGCACCAGAGCTACTGCATCCTGATGTCCGATTCGCCGACGCCGGAGGCCAGCGAGCGCCTGCGGCTCATGGAGACGCTGAACGACGGCTTTGCCCTGGCGGAGGAGGACCTGAAGCTTCGCGGCCCCGGCGACTTCTTCGGCACGCGCCAGAGCGGCCTCCCCGATCTCCGCATGGCGCGCCTCTCCGATGCTGCGCTCCTCGCGCTGGCGCGGCAGGAGGCGGAGGCCGTCTACCGCGACGACCCGGCGCTAGCCAAGGCGGAGCACAAGACGCTGGCGGCGGAAGTGGCGCGCCTCTGGGCCAACCGCGATATGGCGCCGGGAGAGGCCTAA
- the argH gene encoding argininosuccinate lyase has protein sequence MKASRSRLSKPMAKAVQDYTASIAYDRRLAPYDIQGSIAHAKMLAKQGIITAAEGKRIVQGLEAIGKEIAEGRFTYRDELEDIHLNIESRLKELIGDAAGKLHTARSRNDQVALDARLFVKDAIARTIGRLYTLQSALVAQAERHTKTVLPGYTHLQRGQPVLLAHHLLAYFEMLQRDVGRFVDCLKRTDVMPLGSGALAGSPYPLDRAFVARELGFSKVSANSMDAVSDRDFVIEYEAAAAIAMMHLSRLAEELVLWSSSEFRFVELDDAYTTGSSIMPQKKNPDIAELARGKTGRVYGRLVAMLTLMKGLPLAYNRDLQEDKEGLFDTVETLNATLEVLAEAIATAHFNEKRMSAAAHGGHLLATDYADYLAMKGVPFREAHGIIGELVQYAIANSKDVSELTPAEFQKFSERFGPDVLKINVRTSVDSRKVIGGTATASVTKALAEAKRALHGAR, from the coding sequence ATGAAAGCTAGCCGATCCCGATTGAGCAAGCCGATGGCGAAAGCGGTGCAGGACTACACCGCCTCCATCGCCTATGACCGGCGCCTGGCGCCCTACGATATCCAGGGGAGCATCGCCCACGCCAAGATGCTGGCCAAGCAGGGCATCATCACGGCGGCGGAGGGCAAGCGCATCGTGCAAGGGCTGGAGGCCATCGGCAAGGAGATCGCCGAAGGCCGGTTCACCTACCGGGACGAGCTGGAGGATATCCACCTCAACATCGAAAGCCGCTTGAAGGAGCTCATCGGCGATGCGGCCGGCAAGCTGCACACGGCGCGCTCCCGGAACGACCAGGTGGCGCTGGACGCGCGGCTCTTTGTGAAGGACGCCATCGCTCGGACGATCGGGCGGCTCTACACGCTCCAGTCGGCGTTGGTGGCCCAGGCGGAGCGGCACACGAAGACGGTACTCCCCGGCTACACGCACCTCCAGCGGGGGCAGCCGGTCCTCCTGGCGCATCACCTGCTCGCCTACTTCGAGATGCTCCAGCGGGACGTGGGACGCTTTGTTGACTGTCTCAAGCGCACGGACGTGATGCCCCTGGGCAGCGGCGCGCTGGCCGGGTCGCCCTACCCGCTGGATAGGGCCTTCGTGGCCAGGGAGCTGGGCTTCAGCAAGGTGAGCGCCAACAGCATGGACGCCGTCTCCGACCGGGACTTCGTCATCGAGTACGAGGCGGCGGCGGCCATCGCCATGATGCACCTTTCGCGGCTGGCGGAGGAGCTGGTGCTCTGGTCCTCCTCCGAGTTCCGCTTTGTGGAGCTGGACGACGCCTACACCACCGGCTCCAGCATCATGCCGCAGAAGAAGAACCCGGATATCGCGGAGCTGGCGCGGGGGAAGACGGGCCGCGTCTACGGGCGCCTGGTGGCCATGCTGACGCTGATGAAGGGCCTGCCCCTCGCCTACAACCGCGACCTGCAAGAGGATAAAGAGGGACTCTTTGACACCGTGGAGACGCTGAACGCGACGCTGGAGGTGCTGGCAGAGGCCATCGCCACGGCCCATTTCAACGAGAAGCGCATGTCTGCGGCGGCGCACGGCGGCCACCTGCTGGCGACGGACTACGCCGACTACCTGGCCATGAAGGGCGTCCCCTTCCGGGAGGCCCACGGCATCATCGGCGAGCTGGTGCAGTACGCCATCGCCAACAGCAAGGACGTCTCCGAGCTGACGCCGGCCGAGTTCCAGAAGTTCTCCGAGCGCTTTGGGCCGGATGTGCTGAAGATCAACGTCCGCACTTCCGTGGACTCGCGGAAAGTCATCGGCGGGACGGCCACCGCATCGGTGACGAAGGCGCTGGCGGAGGCAAAGAGGGCGCTGCATGGCGCACGTTAA
- the rpmB gene encoding 50S ribosomal protein L28 yields the protein MPACDNCHKGPAFGFNVSHSKRHTKRKWEPNIQRTTVYVSGRPKQMALCTRCLRNMTKAAR from the coding sequence ATGCCTGCCTGCGATAACTGTCATAAAGGACCAGCCTTCGGCTTCAACGTGAGCCACTCCAAGCGCCACACCAAGCGCAAGTGGGAGCCGAATATCCAGCGGACGACCGTCTACGTCAGCGGTCGGCCGAAGCAGATGGCCCTCTGCACCCGCTGCCTGCGCAATATGACCAAGGCCGCCCGCTAG
- a CDS encoding DAK2 domain-containing protein: MANPTAKPSLTQLDGPSLFAMFRAAMAVLESKAEAVNALNVYPVPDGDTGTNMLLTMRSALEEADKYATGTATEVLAAMAKGSLMGARGNSGVILSQILRGLNKSAQGKPHLTGRDFADGLEQGSKQAYTVVTNPTEGTILTVAREAAAAAKAASTDGGAPAAVLQAATSTAKTTVARTPFMLEILRQNGVVDAGGQGLAYLFEGALAYLQGKAPMETAPKAAKSAAIGAGDSRQKAAGSYGYCTEFLVENCKAATEQVQEKMLALGDSVIVVGDGGLVKVHLHTRTPDQAEAWLKSVATIAKKKIDDIDAQHTEYSARKVAAPQGVVGVVAVVAGEGLADIFRSLGAAAIVPGGQTMNPSTQDILKAVRGAKQTAVIVLPNNSNIIPTARQAAEMAVDKDVAIVPTVDLPQGVAAMMAYSYEADAKENLAAMQKALKAVKTGEVTTAVRNAIVDGLAVKRGQAIGMTGGRLVAATSDAGEAAIALARGMGVEADSAVTVYYGAAVSRADAEELAARLKREFRQAKIEAIAGGQPHYQYLLSVE, translated from the coding sequence ATGGCAAATCCCACCGCAAAACCTTCGCTCACCCAGCTAGACGGGCCGTCGCTCTTTGCGATGTTCCGCGCGGCCATGGCGGTCCTGGAGAGCAAGGCAGAGGCCGTGAACGCCCTCAACGTCTATCCCGTGCCGGACGGCGATACCGGCACCAACATGCTCCTCACCATGCGCTCAGCGCTGGAGGAGGCGGACAAGTACGCCACGGGGACAGCCACCGAGGTCTTGGCTGCGATGGCCAAAGGCTCGCTGATGGGGGCGCGCGGCAATAGCGGCGTCATCCTCTCCCAGATCCTTCGCGGGCTGAACAAGAGCGCCCAAGGCAAGCCGCACCTGACGGGCCGGGACTTTGCGGATGGCCTGGAGCAGGGGAGCAAGCAGGCCTACACCGTGGTGACGAATCCCACGGAGGGGACCATCCTCACCGTGGCGCGGGAGGCGGCGGCGGCGGCGAAGGCCGCCTCCACGGACGGCGGCGCGCCGGCGGCGGTCCTTCAAGCGGCGACGAGCACGGCAAAGACGACCGTGGCGCGGACGCCCTTCATGCTGGAGATCCTACGACAGAACGGCGTGGTGGATGCAGGCGGGCAGGGGCTGGCCTATCTCTTTGAGGGGGCGCTGGCCTACCTACAGGGCAAAGCGCCCATGGAAACCGCCCCCAAGGCGGCCAAGTCCGCCGCCATAGGCGCAGGCGATAGCAGGCAGAAGGCCGCTGGCTCCTACGGTTACTGCACAGAGTTCTTAGTGGAGAACTGCAAGGCGGCCACGGAGCAGGTGCAAGAGAAGATGCTGGCGCTCGGCGACTCCGTCATCGTCGTCGGCGATGGCGGCTTGGTGAAGGTCCACCTGCACACCAGAACGCCCGATCAGGCGGAGGCGTGGCTGAAGTCAGTTGCAACCATCGCCAAGAAGAAGATTGACGATATAGACGCCCAGCATACGGAGTACTCGGCCAGGAAGGTCGCCGCGCCGCAAGGGGTCGTCGGCGTTGTGGCCGTCGTGGCGGGCGAAGGGCTGGCCGATATCTTTCGCAGCCTCGGCGCAGCGGCCATCGTCCCCGGCGGCCAGACGATGAACCCCAGCACGCAGGACATCCTGAAGGCTGTGCGCGGGGCGAAGCAAACCGCCGTCATCGTTCTCCCGAACAATAGCAACATCATCCCCACGGCCAGGCAGGCGGCGGAGATGGCGGTGGACAAGGACGTCGCCATCGTGCCGACGGTTGACCTGCCGCAGGGCGTGGCCGCGATGATGGCCTACAGCTATGAGGCGGACGCCAAGGAAAACCTGGCCGCCATGCAGAAGGCCCTGAAAGCCGTGAAGACCGGCGAGGTGACCACGGCGGTGCGCAACGCCATCGTGGACGGCCTCGCCGTCAAGCGGGGGCAGGCCATCGGCATGACGGGCGGCAGGCTCGTGGCGGCCACGAGCGATGCAGGAGAGGCGGCCATCGCGCTGGCGCGCGGGATGGGGGTGGAGGCGGACTCGGCGGTGACGGTGTACTATGGCGCGGCGGTCTCCAGAGCCGACGCCGAAGAGCTGGCGGCGCGGCTGAAGCGGGAGTTCCGCCAGGCGAAGATCGAGGCGATCGCCGGGGGGCAACCCCACTACCAGTACCTGCTCTCAGTGGAGTAA